The Azospirillum humicireducens DNA segment GCGGACCCCCGGAAACGCTTCACGATTTCGTCGACGGACAGCCTTTCATGCGTGCGGTTGTGCTGCTGCTCGTATTGGAGATAGTCGAAGATGTCGATGTCCTGAAGCCGGCTGTCGACCGCTGGACGGAACCGGTCGCGCAGAAGCTCGTGCACGTCGCGCAGATCGGCCACGGGCCGGAAGGTGCCGCCCTGTTGTTCGATGGCCAGCGAGACGGCGGGGCGGCCGTCCGGCCCGATGGCGGCCTGCCAGCGGGTTCGCGCCACCATCTGGTCGGCCAGCGTGCTCCCTTGGTCGATGACCGCCCGCTGCCTCATCACATCGGTAAAGCCGCGCATGGTGATGTCGAAAGCGCCGTTCTCCTGCTCCTGGCGGGAGGCGAGGCTGATCATCGCACGGTCGTCGCGCGACAGCCGCAGCAGGCGGTCGGTCAGGCGCTGGATGTGGTTCTTGCGCACGGCGCTCAGGGCGGGAAGCTGCCCGGCCTGGGGCAGGACCGTGTGGACCAGCGCCTCCCGGATCGCGTCGGACCATTGGCCGTACCGTTTCCGGACCGCCCCGACGATCTCGCGCATGTCGGCGAGCAGGTGTCTTTTCTGGAACCAGGTCACATATCGCGCGGCATCGTCGCGCGCCGCCTTCTGCGGGCCGTCGATCCAGGTGGTCAGCGACATGAAGGGGGGGCGGACATCGCCCAGCCCGGTGATCGCGTCGATGACCTCCTGCCGCTGAAGTGCTGCGCCGGAATCCATGTGGTCCAGGCAGCGCTTGATCACGTCCTCGATGGTGCCGAGCGGCCCGGCCAGACCCGCCAGCTCCTGCGTTTCGGCATACAGCCGCGTCAGCGGCGTTCCGGCGGCCGGGTCCTCGGCGGTCACGCCTATGGATTGGGTCGCGTTGATCGCCTCGGCGATCATCCGGTCGGTCATCTCGTTCAGCGTGCGCGAGATCACCTTGCGCACGAGGCGCCGGCCCTTTTCGAAGGTCCGTTCGCCGCCCTGGGGATCGGTGTAGGAGTCGAGCGTGGCGCGCAGATCGCGTGCGAAGCGGTCACGGGATTCCGTCTGGGATTCCTTGATGCCCTTCGCCCTGCGGTTCTCCTCGTAGCTTTTGATCTCGATCCGTTCGACGGGCAGGCCGTCGTTGAGGTCGCCATATGACAGGAATGGGTTGCAATAGGCCAGCGGCAGGTCGTTGGCCAGCTCGTCCGCAGTCACCTCCTGTCGCGAAACCTCGATGGCTCCGAACTCGTACCAGCGGTTGACCACGGTTTCCGGGTCGAGATGCTGCTCCATGTAGGCAGGAAGCCGCTCGCGCTCCTGGTCGGCGAGGTCGCGCAGCTCCTTGAAGAGTTTCAGCATGCTCTCGACACGGGCGCGGGCCGCGTCCTGGCGGTCGCGCTGGGCTCCGACGTGGACGCCGGTGATGAAGCCGTCCTCCTCCTCCTTCGGCGCACCGATCGCGCGCAGGAAGTCCTGGACCTGTTCCCAGACGAAAAGCTCGGCATAGGTGTTGAGCGGGATCGACAGTCGGGCGCCGCCGAAGCTGAGGGGATGGCCGTCCTGGTTGACCAGCTCCTCCATCATCTTCGGGCCGATGTTGACGTCGAGGAAGCTGTCGATGGCGTTGGCGACGGAATTGAAGAACGAGATCCGCTTCTCGTTTCCAGTGCACCGTTCGCCGAGATAGACGAGGTAATCGAACAGGCGGTCGGGGATCAGTGCGCGCTGTTGGCCGTAAGCGTCGTAGACGATGTCAGCCGCGGCCGTTGCCGGAACGGTGCTCGTCGCGAAGCGGTCCTCCGCCGGGATATCCAGTTCCTGGAAGCGGGCCAGTTCGCGGAAGAAGCTGTAGGCACGCGCCGGGCTGATTCCGTGGGCGCCGTCATACACGTCGGGAAGAACGATGGCGCCGGCGATGGTCGGTTTAAGTTCCAACTGCTGGGCGACCATGCGGACGATGACGGCGGCATCGATGAGGCAGCCCGCGCCGGTGCCGCCCGCCGCGGAACCGATCACCCAGACGTTGACAACGTCGCCCGTGCCATTGTTCGCGAGATCGCGCAGGGTCTTCGTGAGCTGCGCGGTGATCCGGTCGATGTTCGCGAACATGGCGAAGCGACCGATCTGCCGCTGTTGTGCGGCGCCGCTCGTCACATTGCGGGCGGCGGGCGGCACGATCTTGGAAATCCAGTCGGTGTGCAGCCAGTTCTTCAGATGCGGATGGCGGTTGCGGTCCCCGGCCGCCGTCATCTCGTTCTCGACCAGGGTGCGCAGACCCGGCTGCCCCTCTTCGAGGGGCAGATATTCGGAGTTGGGATCGAGGTGGATGTGCTCGTTGGTCAGGCCGGTGGCGATGACCTCCTTTGCCCCGGCGCCGCCGGCGATGTCGACGGTCTCGCCGGGCTTCCAGAGACTGCGCGTGATCGTGTCGAACTCGATGAAGGCCAGGTGCGGCGGCCGGCTGCCGTATTTGTAGACCGCCAGCTCTTTCAAGTAGGTGAGGATGTGGGTGCCCGTTCCGCCGAACCCCAGGACAAGCGTTTTCACCGTCATTGTTCAGGTCCTTCCCCGCGCTTCATGGTCAGGTGTTGAGGCAGATCAGGCGGCTGAGCGCGCCGTGGTCTCCCGGAGAGCGATGAACCAGTCGTGGTCTTTCAGCCCGCGCAGCTTCTCGCCATCGGGATTTGCCTTGATGATGTGGCTGTACGGCTTGGGATCGCCGTCGTAGCGGTAGGTGACCTCCGCCGCGGTGCGTCCGCCGGCCACGTCCATTCGGCGCAGCGACAGAGCGGCGATCTTGCGGCGCGTGCCGCCGTCCTGGACCTCCAAGACGTGCTTGAAGGTTTGCCGATAGATGCCGGTGACCGGGATCTGCTTGCCCGACCGGTAGCCGCGGCGCCGGTCGTAAACGATCAGTTCCACGACTGCCCCGCGACGCCGGTCTTCCGAGCGGATGCGGTGACGCGGGATCTGCCACCATGCCACTCCCGCCACGAGTGCCGCGGCCAGCGCTGCAACGACCGTCGCCAGCCCTGCGGTCACCCAGAGCGGCCAGCGCAGGAGGAACCCTGCCAACGTCATCGGATCGCCCGCGACGCGTTCGGGAACTGCACCCCCGTCCAGGCGCACACCGGACAGCCGTCGACCGTCCAGAAGCGCATCCATCGGCTTGACCCGCAGGGCCCGCTCAAGCGGAACCAGCCATCCCTCGCCACGCCACAGGTCGAACCCGGCCGGCAGCGAAACCACGAAGCGGTCGCCATCCAGCGCGACCTTGAGCGGTCCGCCAACCGGCTGTCCGGAAACCGGATCGATCGCTTCGGCCTTGAGCCAGGTGGCTGGATTGGCGACGACCTCATCCAGCCGTTCGATGAACCGGCCACTGCCCTCAACGAGACGGAAGCGCAGGTCGACGCCATCTTCTCCGAGACCGGGAAAGAGCCCGACGACACCGACCGCGGGCGCTTCCAGCATCAGGTTAAACGGAGCATGTCGGGAAACGGTCAGGGGGAACTCGTTGATGTCCGCGCCGCGGAACAGGTCGAGCACGCTTCCGTCCGGGCCTGTCGCCTTCAGCCGCAATCTGGCGACATATTGGCCGGCGGTGTCCGGCGTCCAATCGGCCAGAACTCTCCCCTTTTCCGCCATGCGCACCGGCACCTCGGCCACTTGCCTGCCGCCCACGCCTGTGATCTGCACGGTGCCCGAAATCGGCCATCCCGGCACGGCATCCATGGCGATCCGCGGATTGGCGCCATTGAGCTGGAACGCCAGGGTGGAGGGAACCTCGCGGGGGAGTTCCCCGCCGGGGCCGACCAGGGTGGCGACCGGGCCATACTCGCGGACTTCGATGAGGGCTTCGGTGGCGTCGACGGACATGAGGCGGTACTCGCCCGTCGGCGGATCCTTCAGGACGAACAGATTGAAAAGCCCCGACGTCGCACCGCCGGCCGAACCGGCGCCGGCGACCGGCGCCACCGTCCGGCCGCTCGGATCCACCAGCGTCACCGCCGGTTGCGGCCGCGGGTACTGCACGGAGACGACGAGCTGACGCAGGTAGGGCGTGGCGACGAACGACCATCCGGACGGGGCCGGCGTGCGCTCCCTCAGCCAGCGGTCGACGAAGACGTTGGCGAGCTTGACCGCGTCCGGAAATGCGCCGACAGCGCGAAGTGCCCTGTCGGCATCGCCGGTGACGGTCCGCCAGAATGTGCCGTCCGAGGGGCCGCCATCGGCAAGCTGCTGATCCCAGAACCGGTTGTTCCTATCCAGACCGATCACCCACAGCACGGCTCCGGCATCCCGCAACGCTCGCACCTGGGTTTCGATTTCCTGCCGCAGAACCTTGGCGGGAGCGTTGTTCTGCCGCTCCGGCCGCCCGTCGGTGATGAGCAGGACGATGCGGCTTCGCGCGGATGCGCCCGGAACGGGTTTCAGCCGGTCCATCTGACTCTTGACCAGAGCAAGCGCTTTCGGCGTATCGGTGTAATGCAGGTTCTGCGGCGCCACCCGCGCCATGGCGAAATCGACCGTGGTGAAGGGCTTGGCCGGGTCGGCGGGGTCGTGGGCCAGTTCGACCCAGTCGACGGCGACTCTGGTCTTGTCGGCGGACCCGAACTCGATGATGGACGCACGATGACGGCGGGAGGACTCGAAGATATCGGCGGACAGGCGGCGCAGGATTTGCTCCACCAGACTTATCCGGTGGCTTTCGGCATCGCTCGCCGGCTCGTTGCGGCCGCCGCCCATGCTTTGGGATTGATCAATGACGATCAGGACGTCCAACTCCTGGGCGCCAATGGACGGCATCGGGCTTTGCGCCAGAACGGGGGCACGCGCGAACGCCAGGCAGACTATGAAAATCGCGGCAACCAGCAATCTACGCTCGACCATAGTTCGCCTTTTTCTTCGATTCTGCGGGCTTGATCCCGGCGGCTCTCCAAAAATTCACGGCAACAGTGGAAATGCATGGCAAATGCCCGACATCTCACTGCGCTCGACATACGAATGCGTGAAAGCAATGCTCATATAAAAAACAACTCTCTCATGGTTTACCAAATTAACCGTTCGTTCTCTTACTATATCCAATGGTATCAGCGCTTTCGTCATATGTCTACGAGTGCATATGGATGACATATCTATGTATTATTGCACATTCAAAATGATTTTATAAAAACAAGTAATTGTAATTACTACTAATAATTAATTGATTGCTTTAAAATATATCGCCAATAATTCAATGATTATCATTGTTTAAGGGTTCGATTTGAGGGTCTCCTGTGTTTTTTCATTTTCCCCTCCGTCATCTATGCGGAGGAAGAGAGAATCATAGCGGGATGAAATCTGTACGCCAAAGAAACCATGACTGTGTTTGCACTTGCAGAAAGATCCGGGCCAGCGTCGATACCACCCGCATGCGTTGTGCAGATCGTCAACCGACGGGACACCCGCGCCACGAATCGATTGTGACCGGATGCCCAAGGCCTTCGAAGACCACAGCGGCCGGGACCATGTTGAATGTCGATCGGCAGGCCGCACCCTCTCCGCGGCGCGCTGGAGTGCGCATGAGCGGCCGAAACCATGGGCTGACCTGAAATATCAAAAAATTGACCGATCCTATCAAGCAGTTTGGAGCCTTTTCCCAAATCTTGATTGGACAAGCCGTCTATCGGCATCGGCAGCAATACAGCTCACTGACCAAGCCTCCGCTGGGAAGGACGCCATCCGTGACACATCGACCAGCAACAGGAGAATCACTTCCATCGCAATGCACTGACCGAAAAAACGAAACGTCTCCAATAGTGTAGATATCATTCCCGGAAATTTTATCTTCAGATATCGGAATATTAACGCGCAGATTATTTGTTATTTTATTCTAGCGTCTTCGTCACCGTATCCAGTTTCGTCAATATCAACGCCACAAGAGCGGAAAACCGGCCGCCATTTTTCGGCTCCCTTCCCACCTCCCGCATCAGCCGGGCGAGCGGCCTCCGCCGCCTTCACGAGCATCGGATTGCTCGCCCCAGCGCTTTCAGGAAAGAACGGCACAATGAGCGACCTGCCCAGGATCGATTTCCTCTATCTCTCGGAACAGGACATGGTGAAAGCCGGCGTGACCGACATGGCCGCCTGCGTGGACACGATGGAAGACATGTTCGTGCTGCTGCATACCGGCGATTACCGGATGGCCGGCGCCAACAACGACTCCCATGGCGCCATGGTCGTCTTTCCGGAAAACTCTCCCTTCCCGACCATGCCGAAGCCGACGGCCGACCGCCGATTCATGGCGATGCCCGCCTATCTCGGCGGCAAATACTGTACCGCGGGAATGAAATGGTACGGCTCCAACATCGCGAACCGCGAAAAGGGCCTTCCCCGTTCGATCCTGATGTTCACGCTGAACGACGCCGACACCGGCGCTCCCCTGGCGCACATGTCCGCCAACCTGCTTTCCGCCTACCGGACCGGGGCGGTTCCAGGCGTCGGGGCGCGGCATCTGGCCCGCCGCGACTCCCGGGTGGTCGGCGTCTATGGTCCGGGCGTCATGGCGAAGACGTCGCTCGCGGCCTTCATGGCGACCTGCCCGAACATCGACACGGTGAAGGTCCAGGGCCGCGGGCAGAAAAGCCTCGACAGCTTCATCTCCTGGACACGGGAAACCTACCCGCAGATCACCACGATCGAAGTCGTCCACGACATCGAGACGATCGTCCGCGATTCCGACATCGTGACCTACTGCGCATCCGGCGAAACCGGCGACGTCTCCAAATACCCCATCGTCAAGCGCGACTGGGTCAAGCCGGGCGCGTTCCTGTCGATGCCGGCGTCCTGCGAGATCGATGCCGGCATGGAAAAATCCGACATCCGCAAGGTGATGGACAACATCGGCCTCTATGAGGCGTGGTTCGAGGAACTGCCCAAGCCCGCCCATGTCCATGTGCCGGTCATCGGCGTCCGCTTCATGGACATGATCCATGAAGGAAAGATGAACCGCGAAGAACTCGAAGACCTCGGCGCGATCTGCGCCGGTGCCCGGCCCGGCCGTCGAAACGACGAGGAGATCATCATCCTGTCGGTCGGCGGCATGCCGGTCGAGGACGTCGCCTGGGGCACCGTCGTTTACCGCAATGCCGTGAAGAAGGGGATCGGGGTGACGCTCAATCTCTGGGACACGCCGGTTCTGCGCTGACCCATTCCTCCCCCTGGCCCTTTACCCTGGCATTTGAGAGCGTCTGAAATGGTGAAGATCACCAAAGTCAAAACCGGCACGAAACTGGAAGAGATCAGCAGCTACTCGCGCATCGTCGCGGTGGACAACTGGATCTTCGTATCCAACACCGCCGGTCGCAATCCCGAGACGAAGGAGATTCCGGCCGACGTGACCGCCCAGACCAATCAGGTGTTCGACAATATCGAACGGGCGCTGAAGGCGGTCGACGCCAGTCTGGCCGACGTGGTCGCGACACGGGTGTTCATCCAGAATCCGGAGGACACCCACACCGTCATGGGGATCTTCGGCGACCGGTTCCGCGGCGTCGATCCGACCACGACCGTGACCTGCCCGCCGCTCGGCTCGACCACCTACAAGGTGGAGATCGAGGTGACCGCCTACCGGGGCAGCAGCAGGGCAGAGGTGGAACGCATCACCATCTCCCCCTGATCCTTCTGCCCGCCCACCTTTCCCGTGCCTTTCGCATCAAGGACACCCGCCATGGCCCCGGTCATCTCTCCCGTCCAGACATCCACGGCTCTGCCCAAATCGACGACCGTCGTCGTCATCGGGGGAGGAATCGTCGGGTTGATGACCGCCCTGACCTTGAGCGAGCGCGGCGTTCCGGTGGTGGTGCTGGAAAAGGGGCGGCTGGCGGGAGAGCAGTCGTCCCGAAATCTCGGCTGGGTGCGCAAGACCTCCCGCTCCGCCCCCGATCTGCCGCTGGCCCTGGAATCGGACCGGTTGTGGGGGGCGATGAACGCGCGCACCGGCATGGATGTCGGATACCGGCAGGCCGGGATCATGTTCCTCGCCAGGACCGAAGCCGAACTCGATGTCCATCGCCGGTGGATGAAGACGGCCGAGGCCCTGGCGCTGGACACGCGCATCCTCTCGCCGGCGGAGGTCGACCGGCTGGTGCCGGGCGGCACGGGCGGATGGGCCGGGGGCATCCACACCGCGTCGGACGGCCGCGCCGAACCCACCCTCGCCTCCAGCGCCATCGCCGCCGCGGCGATGGCGAAGGGCGCCGTCATCGTGGAGAACTGCGCCGTCCGCGACCTGTCCCGGTCCGGCGGCAGGGTGAGCGGCGTCGTCACCGAGAGAGGGGAGATCGCCTGCGAGGAGGTCGTTCTCGCCGGCGGCCTGTGGTCCCGCCGTTTTCTCGGCAATCTGGGCGTCTTCCTGCCCACCCTTCCGCTGGTCTGCTACGCGATCCGCACCGCGCCGATGGACGGCCCCACCGACATCGCCGTCGGCGCTCCCAACTTCTCCTTCCGCAAGCGCAAGGACGGCGGCTTCACCATCTGCCAGCGCGGGGCTGTCGGATCGCCGCTGGTCCTCGACCATGCGCTGCTCGGCATGCGTTATCTGCCGATGTTCCGCGAAGGGCGCAGCCAGCTGCGCATCAGCTTCGGCAAGGAGTTCTTCGAGGATCTCATGCTGGCGCGCCGCTGGCGTCCCTCCGCCGCCACGCCGTTCGAAAAGGTGCGAACGATGGATCCGCGTGTCGACCACGGCATCAACGCCGAGGCGATGGCGAACATCAGGTCGGCCTGGCCCGTCTTCGCCAAGGCAAGCATCGAGGAGGTCTGGGGCGGCACGATGGACATCACGCCGGATTCCCTCCCGGTGATCGACAGGGTCGGGACGATCCCCGGCCTGACGCTGGCAACCGGCTTCTCCGGCCACGGCTTCGGCACCGCCCCGGCGGCCGGACAGCTCGCCGCCGACCTCGTGACCGGGGGAACACCGATCGTCGATCCGGCTCCCTACCGCCTCGACCGCCTGCAGTAATCGAAGCCTTCCCTCACCCGCCGCTTCTTCACCTTTCCATCACGGCCGGACGCGACGGTTTCTCCCTGCCGGGAAACAGTCCGGCCCTTCCGCCCACGGCCGGCTCCTTGAAGACTCGAGTCCGTGTGCCTTGCCGCGCCCCTTCTTCGGAGCGTCCATCGCGGCTGGCGAACCTGACCTTGCGTATGTGCCTGAAGACAAGGACCGGCGCGCCGATTTTCTTCGGATTCCCCATAACAATCAGCTATACAAACAACAATGATCCGCGGCTCCTCGGACGGGTGGAACGGTGCATTTGCCGATCCGGTCGACATGGCCCGGCTTATGCATAAACTTGACCGTCGGCCGATGGCCGTACGGTTACGTCCCGTCGCGAATGCGAGGCGGGAGCGTTAGCGGTTGCGATCCTCTCGTCCTGAAGGAGGAGCAGTTTTGCTGGACATCACGCCAAATCCATCGGCAGCGGGCCTCTCCCATCCGCGGATCGCGACGGTCAGGACATCGGACATCGACGAATGTGCCGGACAGGCGCGGGGATGGTCGATGAGGTTCGTTCAGCTTTCAAGCGGCCGCTTCGATGGCAGGCTGACCGATATCCGGCTCGACCGCATGCAGCTCCTGCGCGATGTGGCCAACGCCTCCCTCGCCAAGCAGGGATCGGCCCCCAGCGGCGCCATGGTGTTCAACCTGCCGATGGATGCCGACGGCGAGGGGCGTTTCGCCGGACGGGCACTGACCTTCCCCACCTGCATTGTCTCCGGCAGCGAACTGCCGGAACTGTGTTCCCCCCGCCAGCTCGATCTGGTCTGCATCGCAATCGAGCGCCGATGGCTTCTGGAGATGGCGGAAAACCAGGGCCGGGCGGCCGCCGCCCGCCGCCTGCGCAAGATTCAGCCGTCCCTGCACGGCGATTCAGCGCGGATGCGGCCGCTGAAGACCGCCGTTTCGGACATTTTCGCCGATCTGCCGATGTTGGCCCGCGCCCTGGATCAGGCCGCGAGCCGGTTGGCGATGGAGACTGAGATTGCCGACCTGCTGCTGGACATCCTGTCGGAGGACGAGGAACGGCTGTGCATCGACACGCCGCAGAAGCGGATCGCCGAAAAGGCCCGCGCCTATGTGATGGACCATGCCGAGTTGCAGCCTTCGGTGGACGACATCTGCCGCCATGTCGGCGTCAGCCGCCGGAAGCTGCAGAACTGTTTTCACGACACCTTCGGCTTCAGCCCGACCCAG contains these protein-coding regions:
- a CDS encoding helix-turn-helix domain-containing protein, translated to MRFVQLSSGRFDGRLTDIRLDRMQLLRDVANASLAKQGSAPSGAMVFNLPMDADGEGRFAGRALTFPTCIVSGSELPELCSPRQLDLVCIAIERRWLLEMAENQGRAAAARRLRKIQPSLHGDSARMRPLKTAVSDIFADLPMLARALDQAASRLAMETEIADLLLDILSEDEERLCIDTPQKRIAEKARAYVMDHAELQPSVDDICRHVGVSRRKLQNCFHDTFGFSPTQFLRTMRLDRVRRDLRAAGRGPVSIGDIAARWGFWHWSRFANEYRALFGELPSETLRRPRD
- a CDS encoding RidA family protein, with protein sequence MVKITKVKTGTKLEEISSYSRIVAVDNWIFVSNTAGRNPETKEIPADVTAQTNQVFDNIERALKAVDASLADVVATRVFIQNPEDTHTVMGIFGDRFRGVDPTTTVTCPPLGSTTYKVEIEVTAYRGSSRAEVERITISP
- a CDS encoding vWA domain-containing protein, with product MVERRLLVAAIFIVCLAFARAPVLAQSPMPSIGAQELDVLIVIDQSQSMGGGRNEPASDAESHRISLVEQILRRLSADIFESSRRHRASIIEFGSADKTRVAVDWVELAHDPADPAKPFTTVDFAMARVAPQNLHYTDTPKALALVKSQMDRLKPVPGASARSRIVLLITDGRPERQNNAPAKVLRQEIETQVRALRDAGAVLWVIGLDRNNRFWDQQLADGGPSDGTFWRTVTGDADRALRAVGAFPDAVKLANVFVDRWLRERTPAPSGWSFVATPYLRQLVVSVQYPRPQPAVTLVDPSGRTVAPVAGAGSAGGATSGLFNLFVLKDPPTGEYRLMSVDATEALIEVREYGPVATLVGPGGELPREVPSTLAFQLNGANPRIAMDAVPGWPISGTVQITGVGGRQVAEVPVRMAEKGRVLADWTPDTAGQYVARLRLKATGPDGSVLDLFRGADINEFPLTVSRHAPFNLMLEAPAVGVVGLFPGLGEDGVDLRFRLVEGSGRFIERLDEVVANPATWLKAEAIDPVSGQPVGGPLKVALDGDRFVVSLPAGFDLWRGEGWLVPLERALRVKPMDALLDGRRLSGVRLDGGAVPERVAGDPMTLAGFLLRWPLWVTAGLATVVAALAAALVAGVAWWQIPRHRIRSEDRRRGAVVELIVYDRRRGYRSGKQIPVTGIYRQTFKHVLEVQDGGTRRKIAALSLRRMDVAGGRTAAEVTYRYDGDPKPYSHIIKANPDGEKLRGLKDHDWFIALRETTARSAA
- a CDS encoding NAD(P)/FAD-dependent oxidoreductase; protein product: MAPVISPVQTSTALPKSTTVVVIGGGIVGLMTALTLSERGVPVVVLEKGRLAGEQSSRNLGWVRKTSRSAPDLPLALESDRLWGAMNARTGMDVGYRQAGIMFLARTEAELDVHRRWMKTAEALALDTRILSPAEVDRLVPGGTGGWAGGIHTASDGRAEPTLASSAIAAAAMAKGAVIVENCAVRDLSRSGGRVSGVVTERGEIACEEVVLAGGLWSRRFLGNLGVFLPTLPLVCYAIRTAPMDGPTDIAVGAPNFSFRKRKDGGFTICQRGAVGSPLVLDHALLGMRYLPMFREGRSQLRISFGKEFFEDLMLARRWRPSAATPFEKVRTMDPRVDHGINAEAMANIRSAWPVFAKASIEEVWGGTMDITPDSLPVIDRVGTIPGLTLATGFSGHGFGTAPAAGQLAADLVTGGTPIVDPAPYRLDRLQ
- a CDS encoding tubulin-like doman-containing protein, translating into MTVKTLVLGFGGTGTHILTYLKELAVYKYGSRPPHLAFIEFDTITRSLWKPGETVDIAGGAGAKEVIATGLTNEHIHLDPNSEYLPLEEGQPGLRTLVENEMTAAGDRNRHPHLKNWLHTDWISKIVPPAARNVTSGAAQQRQIGRFAMFANIDRITAQLTKTLRDLANNGTGDVVNVWVIGSAAGGTGAGCLIDAAVIVRMVAQQLELKPTIAGAIVLPDVYDGAHGISPARAYSFFRELARFQELDIPAEDRFATSTVPATAAADIVYDAYGQQRALIPDRLFDYLVYLGERCTGNEKRISFFNSVANAIDSFLDVNIGPKMMEELVNQDGHPLSFGGARLSIPLNTYAELFVWEQVQDFLRAIGAPKEEEDGFITGVHVGAQRDRQDAARARVESMLKLFKELRDLADQERERLPAYMEQHLDPETVVNRWYEFGAIEVSRQEVTADELANDLPLAYCNPFLSYGDLNDGLPVERIEIKSYEENRRAKGIKESQTESRDRFARDLRATLDSYTDPQGGERTFEKGRRLVRKVISRTLNEMTDRMIAEAINATQSIGVTAEDPAAGTPLTRLYAETQELAGLAGPLGTIEDVIKRCLDHMDSGAALQRQEVIDAITGLGDVRPPFMSLTTWIDGPQKAARDDAARYVTWFQKRHLLADMREIVGAVRKRYGQWSDAIREALVHTVLPQAGQLPALSAVRKNHIQRLTDRLLRLSRDDRAMISLASRQEQENGAFDITMRGFTDVMRQRAVIDQGSTLADQMVARTRWQAAIGPDGRPAVSLAIEQQGGTFRPVADLRDVHELLRDRFRPAVDSRLQDIDIFDYLQYEQQHNRTHERLSVDEIVKRFRGSAKLLLSDGRMAACRWVYRQPSGGDKQNIADALRARLADASDGDQVNSPITTYSDPTSLILLKAARMEHGHIKDVKDCEKKYLETLRVERGQGADAELQRALIYHPFRGEAEAWFIERVFSRRLSLEMEASRLIPPRIVRLLDNPHQFQAFVHCLATGAVFRDEAERRWFWRAPNRDAPVDLDNGDLIRAAVVFVLQRREAGNAKRFPITADAAFQSARQAAADPQSANRNGETERSYFEQLEDFIRDEPLTSFLKASVPISENALGNAVGEAEYSRLIDGLRMSMQFYGSPSTKADLSARTLY
- a CDS encoding tyramine oxidase subunit B, yielding MSDLPRIDFLYLSEQDMVKAGVTDMAACVDTMEDMFVLLHTGDYRMAGANNDSHGAMVVFPENSPFPTMPKPTADRRFMAMPAYLGGKYCTAGMKWYGSNIANREKGLPRSILMFTLNDADTGAPLAHMSANLLSAYRTGAVPGVGARHLARRDSRVVGVYGPGVMAKTSLAAFMATCPNIDTVKVQGRGQKSLDSFISWTRETYPQITTIEVVHDIETIVRDSDIVTYCASGETGDVSKYPIVKRDWVKPGAFLSMPASCEIDAGMEKSDIRKVMDNIGLYEAWFEELPKPAHVHVPVIGVRFMDMIHEGKMNREELEDLGAICAGARPGRRNDEEIIILSVGGMPVEDVAWGTVVYRNAVKKGIGVTLNLWDTPVLR